The Actinocorallia herbida DNA window GAGCGGAACGAGCCGCTCCGGGACCATCCGCCCGGCCTCCTCCAGCACCCGCAGCGCGGCCGGGACGGCGATGGGCTGGCCCAGGGGACCACGGATGTCGGGCTCGAGGCCGAACGCGTAGCCGCCCTCCTCGTCCGCGTAGGCGTCCAGGGCGGCGAGGACGCCCGAGGCGGTGCCCGACCCGAACAGGTGGGCGAACCTGCGCTGCTCCAGCACCCGGCCCGACGTCCACAGGAAGCGCGCGGCCTTCTCGAGCACGGTCTCGGTCAGCAATCCCATACGTCGCACGCTAGACCGCGGCGCGTCATGGCCGCCTCCCTTCCCCGCCATGCCCGGTCCCGGGCCCGGCCCAGCGGCGGAGATCCCCGGCGGGGACCCCCGCCGCGCCCGGGTGACCGGCGGGTAAGGCGGCGCACGCCGCGGGCTCAGTGGCCGTCGAATCCCCAGCCGGTGAAGGCGTCCTGGTCGTGGCAGCCCGGCAGAGGCGGGAAGACGAACGAGCACTCGCCGGTGGCCGCGGCCGGAGCGGCGGACGCCGAGGCGGCGGGCAGTCCGAGCCACAGACCGGCGGCGACGATCGTTCCGGCCGCGATCCGGCGGCCCCTACGCGCACTACGCATTGAAACTCCTCCATTACACAGAGTGGCCATTGCGGTCAGTATGTCACCCGCTTCCGCATTGTCGGAGGCGGCCCCCGGGCAGCAGAAAACCCCTCCCTTGAGGGAGGGGCCTTTTCTGGTTTTCCCACTCTCGGGGTGCGGTCTCCGGAGACCGGGGTCCGGGAGGGCGACACCGATGTGCATGACGCTCAGGCGCACCGGCGGCCCTCGTTCAGGAAGGGCGCTGTATCACCAGCCGCCCCAGCCCCAACCGTCGTCGCCGTACCACCAGTCACCGAAGTCGCAGTCGTAGGAGTCCCCCCAGCCGTCGTCGCACCAGTACGGGCCGTCGTGCGTCGGAGCCGTCGAAACCGACGCTGCCGCGGAAGCGGCCGGCCCGGCCACCATGGCCCCGCCTACGAGCACGCCCGCGACAGCCAACCCGCGAGCGAAGCGCGATGAACTCATCACTAAGCCTCCTCAAATCACTTGGAGTGACCATCACCTCCACTGTCACACGACGCCCCGTGATCAACACAAGCAAAACGAACCACCCAAACCACCACATAAGCCGTATTTGCCACAAACCACGCATATCGCCCAGCACACCCCCCTTCCCGTTGCCCTCCGCCGACCCGCCCGCACCCCGGACGAACCCCGTTCGGCCGCCCCGGAACAAGAGGCATCCACACGGCCATGGACGCGCAGAGGCTTCCGCCCGCAGCCAGGCGGCCAGGCGGCCAGGCGGCCAGGCGGCCAGGCGGCCAGGCGGAAACGATCACAGGGGCCAAGGATGCGGGTGTTCGGGCGGAAGTCCGCCGGAACGGGGCGTTCCGGTGACCGAGCCGGTGAAAGGCGTGGGAGGCCGGGGCGGGCGGCGGGACCGCCCGCCCCGGGCCGGTCAGGACTCGGGGGTCTCCGCGGGTGCCTTAGGACGCCAGAAGACGGCGAGGAGGGCCGCGGCGCCCACGGCGCCGGCGCCCGCGGTGATGGCCAGGCCGATCGGGCCGGACAGGTCGTCCTCGACGCCGAGAACGGAGTCGAGGGAGTACGCGCCGCCGCCGAGGACGCCGAGGGCGCACGCGGTGAGGATCAGCACGGCGACGTACTCGTAGCCCTGGCCGGGACGGAAGATGAAAAAGCCGTTGCGCAGATGCGCGGTGATCAGCGCGACCGCCATCGTGCCGACGGCGCCCGCCGCGGCGAGCGGCGTGAGCAGGCCGAGCAGCAGCAGGAGCCCGGCGCCCAGTTCGGTGCCGGTGGCGGCGAGCGCGTGCAGCATGCCGGGGCGCAGGCCCATCGACTCGAACCAGCCGGCGGTGCCGGGCAGCTTGCCGCCGCCGAAGGCGTGGTTCCAGCCGTGTGCGATGAGGACGATGCCCAGGGTTGCCCTGAGGATCGCGGACGCAAGGTCGATGCTCTCCATGTGACCTCGTTCGGGGGGAGAAGGCGGATGGGTCAGCGCGGGCGAACGTGATCCAGATTACGCCGAACCCGCCAGGGGCCCTTCTACGGCCCCCGGCCTCGGTGTTAGCGTCGCGCGCATGCGACAGCGACGCACACCCTCGCTGCGCGGGCGGCGGGTGCTCATCACCGGCGCGGCGCGCGGGATCGGCGCGGCACTCGCGCTCCGGCTGCACGAGCGCGGGGCACGGGTCGTCCTCGCCGGACTGGAACCCGGACCGCTCGCCGAGGTCGCCGCGGCCTGCGGCGACGCGCCCTTCCGTCCCGTCGACGTCACCGCGCGCGAGGACCTCGCCGAGGCGGTCGCGGACCTCGCGGGCCCGCTGGGCGGCCTCGACACGGTGGTGGCCAACGCCGGAATAGCCCGCCAGTGGCCGGTCGCGGAAGGCGACCCGGCGATCCTCGCCAAGACACTCGAGGTGAACGTCCTCGGCACGGTGCACACCCTCCAGGCCGCGATCCCGCACCTCTCCCACCCGCGCGGCTACGCCCTGCTCGTCTCCTCTCTCGCCGCCGCCGTCCACGCCCCTCTACTCGGCGCCTACAGCGCTTCGAAGGCAGCCGTGGAAGCCCTCGGGAACACCCTCCGCGAAGAACTGGCCCCTACCGGCGCCCGTGTCGGCGTCGCCTACTTCGCCGAGCTGGACACCGACATGACCCACCGAGGCTTCGGCACCGAGGCCGCCTCCCTGCTGCGCACCCCCACTTCCGTCCTCTCCGGCGTCACGCCCCTCCCCGTCGCCATCGACGCCCTCGAATCCGGCATCGCCTGGCGCTCCCGCACCATCTGCTGCCCCCGCTGGGTGGCCCCCCTCCTCCCCTTCCGCGCCATCGCCCAACGCGTCCTGGAAGCCTCCCTCCCCCCGACCCTCCCCCACGCCCTGGCCCTCGCCGCCACCGAAGACGCCCCCTTCACCACCCCCCAACCCACCCGAGACTGACCCTCCCCAACCGCGAAGACACCGCCCGATCGCACCGCGGCCCCGCGCCTGCGAAGGCGCCGTCAGGTTGGGCCACTCCATGCCCCGGTCCCGTGAAGGCGGCGGCCCGCCCGATGGCGCCATGGGGCCCCACTCCGGCGATGGCGACGGCATGCGCCACCGCCTCGCCACCGGGCACGGCGGTCACGGGCCGGGGACCATGACATGGAGGACGGTTCGGTTGCGGGGGTGGGTGGGTTCGGGGTGGCGGATGACGGGTGGGCGGGTCAGAGGGATTTGAGGAAGGCGGCGGCTATGGGGGCGGCGGCGGTGGCGCCGTCGCCGCCGCCCGGGACGAGGACGGCGAAGGCCAGGTCTGCGCGGTAGCCGATGAACCAGGCGTGGG harbors:
- a CDS encoding DoxX family protein yields the protein MESIDLASAILRATLGIVLIAHGWNHAFGGGKLPGTAGWFESMGLRPGMLHALAATGTELGAGLLLLLGLLTPLAAAGAVGTMAVALITAHLRNGFFIFRPGQGYEYVAVLILTACALGVLGGGAYSLDSVLGVEDDLSGPIGLAITAGAGAVGAAALLAVFWRPKAPAETPES
- a CDS encoding SDR family NAD(P)-dependent oxidoreductase, giving the protein MRQRRTPSLRGRRVLITGAARGIGAALALRLHERGARVVLAGLEPGPLAEVAAACGDAPFRPVDVTAREDLAEAVADLAGPLGGLDTVVANAGIARQWPVAEGDPAILAKTLEVNVLGTVHTLQAAIPHLSHPRGYALLVSSLAAAVHAPLLGAYSASKAAVEALGNTLREELAPTGARVGVAYFAELDTDMTHRGFGTEAASLLRTPTSVLSGVTPLPVAIDALESGIAWRSRTICCPRWVAPLLPFRAIAQRVLEASLPPTLPHALALAATEDAPFTTPQPTRD